One Pelodiscus sinensis isolate JC-2024 chromosome 24, ASM4963464v1, whole genome shotgun sequence DNA segment encodes these proteins:
- the LOC142819706 gene encoding uncharacterized protein LOC142819706 has protein sequence MLPDTQLTLRGIGGIPFEVPVARVHLKWEAKEGPKEVGVHPHLPTDVLMGSDLEEWPDGPHRTLVTTRSQSKRGACGPELEEVPQQGAQGPVPADLELDLGSGGNHGPVPAPAAEFQAEVRVDPSLQALRDRADLGAAQPLGGDCQEKFRWERGFLYREWLSPGTVGKWGLQRQLVVPQRYRRKLLHLAHDIPFSGHQGIRRTRLRLLQNFYWPGMFAAVQRYCRSCDSCQRVGKAQDRKKAALRPLPIIEEPFQKVAMDIVGPFNRATRTGKKYILVVVDFATRYPEAVALPSIEADTVADALLTIFSRVGFPQEVLTDQGSNFMSALLRCLWEKSGVQHTWASAYHPQTNGLVERFNGTLKQMLQTFMHKHPQDWDKYLPHLLFAYREVPQESTGFSPFELLYGRRVRGPLDLLKDEWEGKVSPEGEPVVEYVLTFRERLAELMGLARENLSRAQRKQKVWYDRNARARAYATGDQVMVLIPVRKNKLQAAWDGPFKVVKQLNEVNYVVELTGRTRGQRVYHVNMMKPYWDRENLVLAVCKPWEEQGEDPLVGLFPGTGEDSSLESISLSDQLTPAQQAEIREVLRSHQQLFSNKPGLTNLAVHRVQTGTHPPVHCSPFRVTGKTAQDLEREVQDMLALGVIQPSSSPWASPVVLVPKKDGSIRFCVDYRKLNAITVSDAYPMPRPDELLDKLGGARYLTTLDLTKGYWQVPLDQEARLKSAFITPLGLYEFLVLPFGLKGAPATFQRLVDQLLRGMENCALAYIDDICVFSQSWEDHVAQVSQVLDRLREAGLTVKAGKCKVGMAEVSYLGHKVGSGCLKPEPAKVEAIRDWPVPQTKKQVQAFIGMAGYYRRFVPNFSSIAAPITELCRKGRPDRVVWTEQCQRALCALKGALAKAPVLVNPDFDKPFIVFTDASDTGLGAVLMQADEKGERHPIVYLSRKLLPRERSYATVERECLAMVWALQKLQPYLFGRRFTVFTDHCPLTWLHQMKGTNAKLLRWSLLLQDYDMEVIHVKGSANIIADALSRSEGTGKALNGHRVKSPVFIAGPNTIPGKFLPPIASKD, from the exons atgctacccgacactcagctgacactgaggggcataggcggcatCCCCTTTGAGgtacctgtagccagggtgcatctgaaatgggaggccaaggagggccccaaggaagtgggggtgcacccgcacttgcccaccgacgtgctaatggggagtgacctagaggagtggccagacggaccccacaggacgctggtcaccacccgtagccagagcaagcgaggggcttgcggcccggaactcgaggaggttccccaacagggggcccagggccccgtcccagcagacctagagttggacctaggcagtggggggaaccacggccctgtcccagccccagccgctgaattccaggcggaggtgcgagtggatccctccttgcaggccctgagggaccgggctgacctgggtgccgctcaacccctaggaggagattgccaggagaagttccggtgggagaggggatttctgtaccgggaatggctttcccccgggacggtaggcaagtgggggctccagcggcagctggtggttccccaaaggtatcgccgcaagctgctacacctggcccatgacatcccgttctcgggacaccaggggatccggcgcacgcggctgaggctgctccaaaacttctattggccggggatgtttgcagctgtccagcggtactgccggtcctgcgactcctgccaacgagtggggaaggcccaagacaggaagaaagctgcattgagacccctgcccatcatagaggagcctttccagaaggtggcgatggatattgtggggcccttcaacagagcgacccggacagggaagaaatacatcctggtggtggtggacttcgccacccgctaccccgaggccgtggccctgccctccatcgaggcagacacggtggcagacgcactgctgaccattttcagcagggtggggtttccccaggaggttctcacggaccagggatccaacttcatgtcggccctgctccggtgcttgtgggagaagagtggggtgcaacacacctgggcctcggcgtatcacccccagaccaacgggttggtggagaggttcaatgggactctgaagcagatgctacagacctttatgcacaaacacccacaggactgggacaagtacctaccccacctgctgtttgcgtacagggaagtgccccaggagtccacggggttctcgccgttcgagctgttatatgggaggcgagtgaggggccccctggacttattgaaagacgagtgggaggggaaggtctccccggagggtgagccggtcgtggaatacgtcctgacattccgggaaagacttgccgagctcatgggcctggccagagagaacctgagcagggcccagaggaagcagaaggtctggtacgaccgcaatgcacgggcccgcgcctacgctaccggggaccaggtgatggtcctgatccccgtgcggaagaacaagctgcaagccgcctgggacggccccttcaaggtggttaagcagctgaacgaggtgaactacgtggtggagctgacgggccggacgcgcggccagcgggtatatcatgttaacatgatgaagccgtactgggacagggagaacttggtgctggccgtgtgtaagccctgggaggagcagggggaggatcccctggtgggcctgttccctgggaccggagaggactcttcgctggagtcaatttccctctcggaccagctcaccccggcccagcaggccgagatccgagaggtgctgcgctcccaccagcagctgttctccaacaagccgggtctcaccaacctggctgtccaccgggtgcagacgggcactcaccccccggtgcactgctccccattcagagtcacagggaaaacagcccaggacctggagagagaggtccaggacatgttggccctgggggtgatccagccgtcctccagcccctgggcctctcccgtggtgctggttcccaagaaggacgggtcgatccggttctgcgtggactaccggaagctcaacgccatcacggtgtccgacgcctacccgatgccaaggcccgacgagctcctggacaagctggggggagctcgctatctcaccaccctggacctaaccaagggatactggcaggtgccgctagaccaggaggccagactgaaatcggcttttatcacgccgctggggctctatgagttcctggtcctaccctttggcctcaaaggggcgccggccaccttccagcgcctggtggaccagctgctgaggggaatggagaactgtgccctagcgtacatcgatgacatctgcgtcttcagccagtcctgggaggaccacgtggcccaggtcagccaggtactggatcggctgagggaggctgggctgaccgtaaaggctgggaagtgcaaggttggaatggccgaagtgtcctacctgggccataaggtggggagcggctgcttgaagccagagccggccaaagtggaggccatccgggactggcctgtgccccagaccaagaagcaggtccaggctttcattgggatggcggggtactaccggaggtttgtgcccaacttcagctccatcgctgccccgatcacagagctgtgcaggaaggggaggccagacagggtggtctggacggagcagtgccagagggctctctgtgcactgaagggagccctggccaaggccccagtgctggtaaacccagacttcgacaagccctttatcgtgtttacggacgcctcggacaccgggctgggggcggtgctgatgcaggcggacgagaaaggggaacgtcaccccatcgtgtacctgagcaggaagctgctgccccgggagcggagctacgcgaccgtagagagggaatgcctggccatggtgtgggccctgcaaaagctgcagccgtacctgtttggccggcgtttcacggtgttcaccgaccactgccccctgacctggctacaccagatgaaagggacgaacgccaagctgctgcggtggagcctgctcctacaggactacgacatggaagtgatccacgtcaaggggagcgccaacatcatcgccgacgcgctgtcccgtagcgaggg aactggaaaggctTTGAATGGTCATAGAGTCAAGTCTCCTgtcttcatagcaggaccaaataccatccctggcAAATTTTTGCCACCAATTGCctccaaggattga